Below is a window of Humulus lupulus chromosome 9, drHumLupu1.1, whole genome shotgun sequence DNA.
GTTTTTAGGAATTGCTTTGTACTTATTTTTGCAGAACATTGTAGGGCTTTGAATATTACATTGAAGTGAATGGGTTTAAAGAACTAACACTAAAGTGTATGTATGGGTTTTAtgtcatttctttttttttctgagtggcttaacttttttattttttttccttaaaaatgttTTTATATTTAGTCCTTGTAGGAGAAGAGTAGGTTTATAAGTACTAGGTACAAGAACTATGTTGGTATGAAAGTTTTAAATGTTTTTCAGATTATTTTTAATTTCTATCGGGTCCCAAAATATGGTCGTGTTATTGTGATGCTTTCATATTCTCTACCCACTACCAGTTACCATTTTTAATAAAGAAAGACGCTTTAAAATTTGCATCTTCTCTTATAAAACCATTGAATACTTAATAGCTAACAAATCTTTTTTTAGTCACTCAAGTGAGTTCTCTCCCTTTCGGTAGCTTAGTGGTCAAATGGGTATATTCTTTCTTCTTTTATGTTCTTTCATAGtttttatattttagtttttatgtgttattttagaATGGTGAAGTTTTTGGTAGGTGAATTTGAAGCTGTAGTGAGCATCGAACGAACAACACTCTTACGGTCGGGCTATCAACCATTGAGTGACCCATAAAGCTGTGTCTGCGAGGAGCAGCAGAAGGTTGTAATCTCATTGACAGGTAAAAAGAACCGCCTTTTCTATGagtttgttttttaaaatagaaaTTGGATCATGTTACATTACGTTTCGTTAATCAAGTGTTTTGTAATATTGTGTTTGGTTTGGTTTGCTCTTTGCTGAAGTTTTTATATACATTAACATATTTTTAATCCATAAAACATTAAACTAGTATCTGTGTGCCTGTCTATGGTTATGTTTATAttgattttaagttttgtttTGTGCATCAATGTTATAAACATTTAGGATTCCGTTTTTGGTTGTGTTTAATTATTAGTATATCTGTATTGCTTTCCATCAAGTGATGGGTCTGTGTTTTTACTAAGAGGGTAGCACAGTTACTTTAATTAGCTAGCTATAATTTTGGGTATCAATTTATGAGTACATTGGGGGTTGGTTTGGGTGATTAATATAGatataagaaaaaataaatatgtacggTTCTATCTTGTGTTCTTTGATTGTGTATTGAGACAGTTGTTGAAGAAAAGGACTATTGTAAAAATAATCTGAATTATTAGTTAGTATTTTGCAGCTCATTAGTTAGTGTTTTACAGCTAATGTGTAATTAATGTAAATTAGTTTATACCTAGAATATACCTTGTGTACTCAACCTATTTAAAGGCTATTCCTTTAGAAATGAAAATAACAATCAAGAGTATATTTTTTCTACATGGTACAGAGAAAAAATTAGgaattattttttcattttttctcagCCCTTTCTTAAAAAATATTAGGGTTTGGTACTCTTGAGGTCTTAGAAAACTATTTTGGAGTGAATTTCTATTCTTACCACCAACCCAGAGAATTTTCCTAGCCTTCGATCGATGCAACCCCAAAATCCAGTGCCCAATAGGGTCACATTTAAGCCTCATGCACTGCCTCCAGTCACTGCCTTCTCCGCCATGCACTGGCGCGTGTTGGCACGTGTGGCCTCTGACAACCATTTTTTTGGCGTCCTCTTCCTTGGCTTCCTTCATCTGTGGTTCTGCTACTCACCTCGACATGTTCTTGCGCTTTCccttgctgtttttttttatttagttttttttattcgGACCATTGAAAATCAACCATGGTCACTTCTCTAACAGACCCCAACACCACTTGGTACGCTATGATGGGTGCTCAACGTGACACATTCCCTTTCACCACAGATCATACTGCTCAACTACATAGGTTGCTCAAGTCGACTTCCACACTAGATCTGCACTCTCCAGGATTTTTATCCACTCCAAACACTTATGCTGCGTTTAATGCTTAAACTTTGCCTTGGATCATCGACTCCAGCGCAACTGACCACATGTCTGGTCAATCTCATCAGTTCATTACTTATAGTCCTCGTCCAGGTATTAGTAAAATAAAAATTGCTAATGGCTATCTATTAACTTTGGCTGGTAAAGGTACTGTTTCTATATCTCCTCTCCTTACTCTTAAAGATGTTCTCCATGTGCCAAATCTATCTTGTAATCTCCTCTCCATTAGAAAACATAACCTTGATCAAGGTTGTATTGCAAAATTTCCTACCTTACATTGTGATTTCTAGGAATTGTCCTCGGGGAAGACGATTGGAAGTGCAAGAGAATGTAGCGAGCTATACTACTTTGATGTTGACCCTTCATCTGCTCAAGGTAATGAAAGGTTGCATTCTGGTTATACTgcttctaatattgatattatgaGAACGCATTACCGATTAGGACATCCTAGTTTTCCCAACCTAAAAAATCTATTTTCTAgtctgttttaaaaaaaaacacttgaACATGTTCAAATGTGAAGTGCGTCAGCAAAACATACTCAAAGTGTTTTTCGTTCTAGTCCCTATAAGACATGTCATCCTTTCACTCTCATTCATTGTGACATGTAGGCGTCAACCCATGTTACAAATATCTCTAATGCTTGCTTGATGATATCCTTTATAGATGATCACACTCGTTTAACTTGGGTATTTCTTTTAAAAGACAAATATGATGCCACtgccactgtaacgccctgggtagccaagacggttacactgtgtgtttataaaggtgcaagacttgctaatcaagtcatttagttagaaatgtgttattggaactataattgaactagggttaaaagatttggtcataaaagacacatttcatttaaataaacatttcacatatgggatcccaaaagaaataaagtttaaGGACATTTTACAAAATTCAAGGAAatatacaactactggccactctaagggcaaaatatacattttaggttctcctgtccctgtaccaatCGTCGTCTGTGGTGGCCGATCAGCTGAATATGTACATTCATCCCCAGAGATCTCCAACTTAGAACTAGTCCACCTTggccttgcctttacctgcaccacgtagcacctgtgagccaaggcccagcaagaaaactataatgcatagcataagcgacaaccaacagacagataattcacaaatcatcaatcaaaaATACAATAGGTCACGTTGCTCGCATAAACAATGATACCAACCTACAAGCCAATAATAATttattcagataacaaactcgTCACAGTCATCAGTTTAAAAAACAACAAACATATCTCACCAAAAtccagggttgacgcccttaggccgcaccctctgattatcccattgtctccggctcgcttaggtcgagctcagtgattatgtacttcACCTCatctaccagtggtcgagctgcgccctatgcacaaatattgattccggcactcttaggccgtttatcacatttccccatggcataataccatctcatgacatcacataaaaatatagggaactttttatcccaacataaccaaataaccgggtgcagtttcttacctttgattctaaGTGCTTTGGTTAATTGAAACgttcctcgagcatgatcccgtctaagccctagcgtacacctaatcACAAATGTAACATAGAATCCTCATGAACATTCAATTCTGTAACCTAACCTTGGGAAGaactaattccaccaaacggggtggtggaatcgacctcCGAGCatccaagtcaaaaaccctaacaaaatacccaaaatccacttctggaggcagggtagcgctacagcaccacaAGCAGAGACAAAAATGCCCCTCTGAACCAagcatagcgttgtagcgctttaatgctagcactacaacgctacagACAGCACCAACATCACCATGAGTTCTTCCTTCAGACCTAAACCCCacttcaaattaagcctaccatccactacatctcatcccacatggcccaacaacatcaaacttggccacatgcatcATTAAGCACAGAAAAACAAGATTTGAgtttgaaacccaagaacttatcagaaaaaccagaaacaacctagaaactcaaatgatcaagtccagaattgttacctttaatggagaattcgaccctaggttgccctctgcctttccagcctttagctcctcagttcCCAAAGCTCAAATCCCTTAATTTCCTTCCAAAGTTCAAGTGCAGAAATCAATCTCATAAAAACAcagaaatctcaaaaacaacctcaaaccttaccttaattttataattaattcccGCTAACCCTCTTCAATTACTTCAAGGAGCTAAGTTCCATGACTTAGCTTAGACTCTTTCTGAGTTTACAACTTCAAAttccacaagaaatggtgaggaagACAACCTATCGtgatagagaaagagagaggtcatgtactctgtttttccttctttctttccttcaactTCTAAAACTTTCTACAGCTTGCACTAAGTATAAAAAGCAGTATGACCCTTATCCTTTTTCTAACTATCAAATggccattttgccctcccattaaaacctaaacctTTAAACATTTTAAGGGCATTTCGATCATTTGTTCCAAATTTATgataattcctcaagtgtccctaataatttcCGCTTAAATCCCATTGCCtgactaatcaccaattatttttcccaatgtcaaatagtctccaatatattttccaaattcccagaaatacccccaggctcccccgagccgggtataaatccccaccgtgactattttgctaaaccgcttactaggatcgcctcgagtctcCAGTtgcatatatatccacataataatgtggtctcaacaatttatcacaaacaaTCACgcttatgccctcaatgggccaaattacaaatatacccctacaAGCAAAGTAgggcttacatgcatactaatactcataatcatgcatctcatatatccataaaatcatataagcatgcttatcacatagtcatgcatttaaccatttaaatcacacattaaccaattatgccctcccgacacattaatcaaggcccttaagtcttattagtaattttggccgTTACAGCCACCTTAAAAAAATTTCATTCACTGATTAAAAATCAATTTCAAGCTAATCTCCAAGTTTTACACACTGATAATGTTAcaaaaatttttaatttaatcttAGGTGATTATCTTATCTCTAATGGCATTGTCCATCAGAGTTCATGTGTTCTTACTCCCCAACAAAATGGGATTGCTGAAACGAAAAAATTGACATCTGTTAGAAGTTGCTAAGGCTCTAATGTTTACTACTTCTAATCCTAagaatttttgtgaaaaattTGTTTTGACAGCAACTTATTTAGTCGATAGAATGCCTTCTCGTGTCTTAAAATATTAATCTCCAATTTCTTCTCTTCTGAAGATTTTCCTTAGACTCACCTACTCTCAGATATTTCACTAAAAATGTTTGTTTGTATAGCCTATGTTCATGTTTTAGGACCTAATCATACCAAACTTGATCCTCGTTCTCAAAAGTGTATTTTCCTTGGGTATTCTTCCACCAAAAAGGGCTACAAGTGTTACAACCCTCTCACTTGTCAGCTTAGTGTCTCATCGTATGTCATATTCAATGAAGAGCAACCTTTTTATCCCAACACTTCGCTCCAGGGAGGGATTGTTACGAATACTCACTACTGGGATACTTATTTACCAATGATAGGACCTGAATTCAGTCCACCCACTGAGTCTAATCTCCCAATTAAGTCTGATCTGCCAATTGAGTCTAACTCTGTGCTAAATTCTAAACAAAACACTTATGAAATGGAAAAGACTGACCAaataaatgcaaaaaaaaaaaaagagttgttGGTTTATACTAGATGATGGGACAAACATCAAGTAATACCGCCAACTACGGATCTCGTCTCCCATGAGTCTGAACCATTGACAAATCCCAATGCAAGTGATTCTTTGATTCCAATTTCATTTAATTATAATCCTAATTCGAGTGTGATAGAATCAGATTTGCACAATGCAAAAAAGGAAGAGGTCTATATGAAGATTCCTCCTAGTCTCGAAGGAAAATATGGAAAAGAAACAACATGTCACTTAAAGAAATCTCTCAATAGCTTGAAGAAGTCACCACGAGCATGGTTTGAGAGGTTCAATCAAGTGATCAAGAAGAAGCATGGGTACAAATAAGTTCAGTCAGATCATACTCTATTCTTCAAACATTGACAAGATGGTAAGATTGTAATTCTTattatctatgttgatgatatgattcCAACTGGAAATGAACTTAATTGAATGGAGGAGTTTAAAAGACTACTAGCCCAAGAATTTGAGGTAAAATATCTTGGTCAAATGAGATACTTTCTGGGTATGGAGTTTGCAAGAACCAAGCAGGGGATTTCTGTCTCCCAACGTATGTATGTTATTGATCTTCTCAAAGAGACTGGTATGCTCGGATGTAAACAATAGCCACACCAGTGGGACCCAAGGGGATGTACAAgaagaaagaaaaggagaaaCCTGTAGACAAAGGGATGTATCAAAGACTAGTGGGAAAATTGATCTATTTGTCTCACACTAGACTTGACATTGCCTTTGCAGTTAGCTTGGTCAGTCAGAACATGGACAACCCTTTAAAAGAACACTTGGAGGCAGTTTACAAGGTATTACGGTATCTAAAGAAGACACCTAGAAAAGGTCTGTTGTTcagaaaaaatggagaaaaagGCATAGAAGCTTTCACTGATGTAGACTGGGTAGGTTCAATTGATGATAGAAGATCATTATTTGGATATTGTATCATGGAATGGGGAAACCTTGTTACTTGGAGAAGTAAGAAACAACATATTCTCTCAAGAAGCTGTGTTGAAGCTGATCTTAAAGCTCTTGCTCACAGGGTATGTGAATTGATCTGGATCAAACGAGTTCTTTGAGAACTATAACTTAAACGAGCGAATCATTTGAAACTATATAGCAACAATAAATAAGTTATTAATATAGCACACAATTCAGTTCATCATGATAGAACCAAACATGTGGAGGTGGACCGTCATTACATaaaagaaaaattgaagaaaaagaaCTTTCTGTCGTTTATGTGCCAAGCAAACAACAAGTTATTGATTTGCTAACAAAAGGATTATCGAAAGAAAGCTCTGATGAGCAAGTGTGCAAGCTGGGCATGTGGGACTAGTATGCATTTGCTTGAGGGAGGGTGTAGAAATAATTTGAATCATTAGTTAGTGTTTTACAGCTCATTAGTTAGTGTTTTATAGCTAAGGagtaattgtaacgacccaaattcgctattaaggcttaagggccttgattagtgtgcctggagggcatatagggatttatgtgtgactttaatgagtaaaatgcatggttatgatttatagcatgttatatgactatttgactatttgagatgcatgactatgtgtattagtatgcatgtaggccctgattgtgttagaagtgcataactgtaattttggccattttgggcataactgtattgacaTGTGCTgattgtgagaccacattgtgatgtggatgtacctgtgatttgtgactcgagacgatctcaAAGAGAGCATATTAGCGGAAAAGTCCAGGcgagaatttatacccagctcagggtgagcctggggtataaataaGAATctgatgagtatattggggtctatttttgttgactgtgattttagccaacgacgtaagaacatcaactacgacaagccttcaagagaataataaacgacaacagaaagtttttatcaatgaaactaaataacacaagattttatagtggttcagccccgataatcggtaatagcctaatccacttagagattttattactatattcacactcaagatcagatgaacagtgtcaactgagtttcttcagtgcaaaatattccagaatataaaaaggggttctctcagggaaaaacactttctctctctagaacacaggttaactcttaattttgccaaaagtccttttacgatcctcccaaccctctatttatagacatGGGATTCTTAACTGATATCCcatttagatagggatattttattattctccttatatttatattacaaaataaatgtttgaaatacaactgatcctaaattcgagtgaggagtgagagattcccggatgcttagaccaattctcactgaagttgTTTCGtgaagtttgacgtagtctcacatgcatgttgattactccttcaagcttttcctgggtcaaaggtggtatgtccatggctctcctcggaccaaaggtcatgcaagtttggctctcctcggaccaacgtGGTCCGAGGCCACTTCCTTTGCTCCTTACCTCGGTCAAGTCCGAGGTATactccttcattgtgtccgatcggacacaatggttttcttcttggcttaaggtggttcaaaccaccctctttggcatCTTACCTCGGTCAAGCCCGAGCCCATTTCCTTCAGTCAAgatccgatcggaccttgcactcttcttctcggaccaaggtggtccgagccatcttctcatgccatctcctcggaccaaaatggccCAAGGCACCCCCCAtaggcatcatgtccgatcggacacaatacTCTTCTCCTAAagaccaaaatggtccgagccttccttgttcaaccaaggtccaatcggaccttgcactcttctcctcggaccaaggtggtccgagcctactttcctcctcctcctcacctTGTTCAAGCCCAAGCATACCTCTTCCATGACACATCCGATCGGCCATTACGTGGCTTTCCCTTTGACTAAAACTCAAGTCTTAGTCATTCTCCTCAGACACGTCCAAGCCACTACTTAGGAAACCTTTGAGAGGTTTACCTCGGACACACTCGAGCCAAAATTTTAAGAGGCTCcttaagcttaggtccgatcggacctgttgCTTTTATCGCTTTAACCAAAATCCAAATCtctccttcaatcttcttggacttaggctttaaatcaattattagggtcctcaaactggggtctgagccaagcaacccttagaccaaatattctcttcggtcgggtgtatttgacttgactatctATCCAacttcttaactgatgtattgggccattgctaagccagatcaccccactaactcatgccatatgccaattttattgccacatcattcttttcaaatttttgggataacatttgccccccaagtttattatatgattcagTCACGTAATAAAATTTTTCTCcagctgacgtcattataaaaaataataactgttcatcttcatgcagaaaacccacgatcactgcaaaaatcaacccatgatcgtggagagaaaaaatagtcccagaatgccaaaggtccaaaagtaaataaaaacccacttttttccctttaaatatcccCACACTACACTCTTTTCTTCGCCCATACAAAAATCACTCtcaaaaacctctcatcttcTCTTTTGGCCGAAATCCCCAAGGATTTCTTCATCTTGCCGATTCCATAAGCTTCAAggggagctcttcatcttcaagcaacCTTCAAGCAAACCCAAAGTCCTCCaaccttgggtaagtcttcttctccatgcctcttatattgttatatatatttttttttatttagaaattttctaaaaaaaaaaatctgccaTGGCCGAACCCCCTAGCATTGCTTGTTCTTGAGATTCTTGTGAATGTTTTGTATAATGTGTTTGCTTGTTGTCTTAATGGTGTTTGTGGCATGGGAAACCCGAATTTACccctaatttcataggaatttcatgACAATTTGGCTATTTtgacatgaatatgaatatgggttttgagggttttgatagtGTAATGGGTTTCTAAGAACATGAAGAAAAACCTTTCATTTCTATCCTTTAATCTTGTTTTTTGCATGTGTGAATGAAGGAATGTGTTTAAACTAGGTATTTTAGGGCTTTGCCCATTTGATTTGGATTTGGGGTAGGCAAAGTGTGCAATTAGGGACTTTGTCTACATGATTTTGCCAAAAATTTCTGGGTAtacgtgtggtccgatcggaccacactttaTTCTCCTTGGGAGCTCGCGTCCGATCGGAGACGGTGAGCTGTGGCTGAAGCTTGAGGTGTGCATCTCTTTTGAACGAGGTGAGAAGATTACTTCCGATCGGGCATTGGAAATTTTAGGCAATTGTGTGGTCCGATCAGACACACTTGCCTTCCTTTGCATTGAAGTGCCCAACCCTCTTGACAGCGAATTTTGAACCCCCCTAGACACCCATGCCCGATCGGACATGAAGTATTGCTGCTTGCTAGGAGTTTCGGAGGCACAAGGCATACCAGGCGGACATTCAGACCGTGGGTGCGCATCTTCTCCTCGGGCGTGCTACGTCCGATCGGACGTTTTTGGGACTTCACGTTGGGCTCGCGTGGTGGCAAGGTAGGACGTCTCCTTGGCCAGATTGTGTCCAACACACCTTGGCATTCGACCGAATGCAATAGGCTAGGTCACCCCCTAGAGCAAGcacatggtccgatcggaccgtcTCCAAATTCCTGTGGCTCGTACGCCTTTTTGGTCATGCTTCCTTAATCGGTCTAGGCATCCGATCGGAGGCATAAGACCATTCCCTTGAGCccaaaatgtggtccgatcggaccacacctaATTCCTTAGGCCTTGGCCTTCTTTCCTTCCAAATGCATAACCAACCTCTTAGCATGTTAACTTACACGCATAAGGAACTTAACCTTATAGGAAAACCTCAAAAATGCCCCCTTCTATAAACTTTAATAAGTTCAACACCccaagtactttttaggcactcttgagcattaaaattattttttccatatgcgttatatttttataacttagacaaaattttccaagtataaaagtaactcttatttttgatgaattttttctgtatggttactcacctccccattttttattcatttttgtagatgaatcgctctgactataggggaggtgacaatgatacggaaaaaattcatcaaaaatccagtcaagggaggcaaactgagggaccgactacacttccgccattgactccctcttcccttcctccttctacgagcctaactcctactcaccagggtagttCGAGCGAGCTCTTTCGTGCTGTTAGTGACCTGGGCAAGGGACTTCTTGAGGATATTGGCCATGATGCATCAACGCTTCAAAGCCTAGACTCCTACCCTCGACTTAGTGTTGAAGTCGTCTTGATGAGAGGACTTGCTCAACTGATGAAGGTAAGTATTTTTCTCTTAGGACAATTTATTATTAGTATTTCTGCATGTAataaccttttgtcttccatgcagtcacttgtTACCATTGGTCACGCTCAGCTTCGAgccgtagactacaaggagttgatcaaggtgctgaacgatcaactggtggaggccaaatccaagctggagcaagcagagagGACCGTAGTTGAACGGGACGAGTCTCTCAAGAAGATTTCtgatgagaaccagaagcaggctcaaaacaacgcttccttgacaactcaattggagaagcAGTCCCTCGAGAACAAAGAGTTAGCTCGAGACAATGAGAGGTTAATCAGCGAGAACGAAGAGCTGAAACAAGAAAAGGAGCTTGACTTaattcgctttgaggaggccagtttcGACTGCTTTTATAATGTCTGGAAGCTGAATAAACCTCTTAATCTTTATTGTTTCTCCAAGGAGGctcaggcagaggagcttgccagatgtgaagcaagggccgctaaagaagctgccaatcctcctgcacttacccccgcctcctctgctttatcattccgagcgagaggGGCAGCTGATGCCGAGGAGGGAGTCGATCAACCCACTAGAGGAGCCTGCCAGTGAATCCCTCTCGTAGTTCATCAtagtttactttactttgtattttgttgctcgaactagtgagctattttgacacttagcactttACTCTTTCTTTGTCGATAACtttaaacttttaagtttttattgtacatagcaaagttcttagatgcctttagtttcacatgagtatttagttttttaacttagaaatttttaccattccataagtccatactaaatatacttcctcatgctcttattgctctaactttttatgagcataaattttttattacacgaatatccgtttctaacttaaaatttgaaaaattctaagttacttaagctttgtaaaacaagttagcttaatggcttttttttatacttccaagcttacaagtcagcccaaacaaatatatttgctcgtgttcttattgcctgtgttgaaatacatatcagtataccctatgtgccccccaagtgattgagggttgataaatccttgatcacttgctacttgaccgaatttgttcgagtagttactactcgtgaaacacata
It encodes the following:
- the LOC133799873 gene encoding secreted RxLR effector protein 161-like; the encoded protein is MEFARTKQGISVSQRMYVIDLLKETVSLVSQNMDNPLKEHLEAVYKVLRYLKKTPRKGLLFRKNGEKGIEAFTDVDWVGSIDDRRSLFGYCIMEWGNLVTWRSKKQHILSRSCVEADLKALAHRGFKVASHKKGKNCNGGFT